The following proteins come from a genomic window of Aspergillus luchuensis IFO 4308 DNA, chromosome 3, nearly complete sequence:
- a CDS encoding putative nucleotide-sugar transporter (COG:G;~EggNog:ENOG410PKEW;~InterPro:IPR012404,IPR007271;~SECRETED:SignalP(1-21);~TransMembrane:9 (o6-24i51-74o138-162i169-186o192-216i251-271o291-309i330-354o374-401i);~go_component: GO:0000139 - Golgi membrane [Evidence IEA];~go_component: GO:0016021 - integral component of membrane [Evidence IEA];~go_function: GO:0015165 - pyrimidine nucleotide-sugar transmembrane transporter activity [Evidence IEA];~go_process: GO:0090481 - pyrimidine nucleotide-sugar transmembrane transport [Evidence IEA]) — protein sequence MANKAAVPFLVTMMLVTGVCNTILNKYQDMQCVWNCDSPYPKYRRTFEQPVIQTIQMFTGEMGSWLVILMTWLYQRYLAPRLSNNSSPLLAGGYHPVNNTEGLDDEEDYTIRGPEASDDVTKPATLADGRVHLRGYKIFLLAAPACCDIAGTTLMNVGLLFVAASVYQMTRGALVLFVGLFSVLFLHRKLYLYHWLALFIVVLGVALVGLAGALFADNQGHDVTQGSAATVVTHAIREVQATTRSPEALKAVVGVLLIAAAQIFTASQFVLEEWILENYEMDPLQVVGWEGIFGFSVTVIGSIILYLTIGRTEAGRYGYFDAKEGWSQVFHNRAIAMSSFLIMISIGGFNFFGLSVTRTVSATSRSTIDTCRTLFIWLVSLALGWETFKWLQVVGFALLVYGTFLFNDIVRPPLKACLPSSRRDREILLPEEPIEHM from the exons ATGGCGAATAAAGCTGCCGTTCCATTCCTGGTGACGATGATGCTCGTCACCGGGGTGTgcaacaccatcctcaaCAAATACCAG GACATGCAATGCGTGTGGAATTGCGACTCGCCTTATCCCAAATACCGTCGCACCTTCGAGCAACCCGTTATCCAGAC TATTCAGATGTTCACCGGAGAAATGGGAAGCTGGCTGGTGATTCTCATGACCTGGCTGTATCAACGGTATCTTGCTCCGCGCTTGTCCAACAACTCTTCGCCTCTTCTAGCTGGCGGTTATCACCCTGTCAACAATACAGAAGGActcgacgatgaggaagattATACCATCAGAGGGCCAGAAGCCTCAGATGATGTCACGAAGCCCGCCACGCTAGCAGACGGTCGCGTTCACCTTCGAGGATACAAaatctttcttcttgctgcACCAGCGTGCTGCGATATCGCGGGCACAACTCTGATGAACGTTGGGTTGCTCTTTGTTGCTGCCAGTGTCTACCAGATGACTCGCGGTGCCCTCGTTCTATTCGTCGGCCTCTTCAGTGTTCTTTTCCTCCACCGCAAACTCTATCTCTATCATTGGTTGGCGCTGTTCATTGTGGTCTTAGGTGTTGCTCTGGTCGGCCTTGCAGGTGCCCTCTTCGCCGACAACCAAGGGCACGACGTCACCCAAGGAAGTGCTGCCACCGTAGTAACCCATGCTATCCGAGAAGTCCAGGCAACAACGCGGTCTCCGGAAGCACTGAAAGCTGTCGTTGGTGTGCTGCTTATAGCCGCAGCCCAGATCTTCACTGCGTCCCAATTCGTTCTGGAAGAGTGGATCTTGGAAAACTATGAAATGGACCCCCTCCAGGTCGTTGGCTGGGAAGGTATCTTCGGGTTCTCCGTCACCGTCATTGGCTCGATCATCTTGTACTTGACCATCGGACGTACGGAGGCCGGCCGCTACGGCTACTTCGATGCAAAGGAAGGATGGAGCCAGGTTTTCCATAACCGAGCAATCGCCATGTCCAGTTTCTTGATCATGATCAGTATTGG CGGATTCAATTTCTTCGGTCTCTCCGTCACCCGCACCGTATCCGCTACTTCCCGCAGCACTATTGACACCTGCCGGACCCTCTTCATCTGGCTTGTCTCCCTCGCTCTGGGCTGGGAGACCTTCAAATGGCTACAAGTCGTCGGCTTCGCGCTCCTCGTCTACGgaaccttcctcttcaacgATATTGTCCGCCCGCCGCTCAAAGCCTGCCTTCCTAGTTCTCGCCGCGACCGAGAGATTCTTCTCCCTGAAGAGCCGATTGAGCATATGTAA
- a CDS encoding putative sterol o-acyltransferase (APE2) (COG:I;~EggNog:ENOG410PH83;~InterPro:IPR014371,IPR004299;~PFAM:PF03062;~TransMembrane:9 (i95-115o135-158i170-189o201-220i326-349o369-395i454-472o478-495i507-529o);~go_function: GO:0008374 - O-acyltransferase activity [Evidence IEA]) — MSSAVQPPNGSPLLRPRAVPGSKNLDDLTAISPLEKADSSGRSTPVPDDAPPSAHSISTARKQARARTRIFYTIDYVPRVSHFDPRSEYRDFRGFYTLFWIALFIMVVTTMLRNIKDTGYPLRIRVWSLLSENVWSMGFSDVAMVVSSAVVLPLHHLIRKSGSLMRWGRGGMVVQSIFEAGWAILWINWPFMMRWTWTAQVFFTLHTLTILMKVHSYAFYNGHLSETQRRLASLDKPGKVSMEAPIPYPDASPRRRSVARRASHHARSESIAELREDLATELTSPMGNVTYPQNLTVVNYVDFVFCPTLCYELEYPRSKERRWIEIGLKTLAIFGCIFLLTLTSEEFILPVLTEANIQLHRVSSAADKALILAETISMLLFPFMVTFLLVFLVIFEYVLGAFAELTCFADRHFYSDWWNSCDWLEFSREWNIPVHHFLRRHVYFPSLSNFSKPVAMFITFLVSAIAHELVMSCITKKLRGYGFLAMMLQLPIVAVQKSKYVRGKTTLNNLFFWLSMIFGLSMMCALYVLV, encoded by the exons ATGTCTTCGGCCGTTCAACCACCTAATGGCTCCCCTTTACTACGGCCCCGTGCCGTTCCGGGGTCAAAGAATCTAGACGATTTGACGGCAATTTCCCCCTTGGAGAAAGCTGATTCGAG TGGCCGCTCAACCCCGGTCCCCGACGATGCTCCCCCCTCCGCGCATTCAATCTCCACGGCAAGAAAGCAAGCACGAGCCCGGACTCGAATATTTTATACAATCGATTATGTTCCTCGAGTATCCCATTTTGACCCGCGGAGCGAGTACCGCGACTTCCGCGGCTTCTATACCCTATTTTGGATTGCATTGTTTATCATGGTCGTTACTACGATGCTTCGGAATATCAAGGATACTGGCTATCCCCTGAGGATCAGAGTATGGAGCCTGTTGTCAGAAAATGTGTGGTCCATGGGGTTCAGTGACGTGGCCATGGTGGTCAGTAGCGCAGTGGTCCTGCCGCTCCACCATCTCATACGGAAAAGCGGTAGCTTGATGCGCTGGGGAAGAGGTGGCATGGTCGTGCAAAGCATCTTCGAGGCAGGCTGGGCCATTCTATGGATCAA TTGGCCATTTATGATGCGCTGGACCTGGACGGCCCAGGTCTTCTTCACCCTTCATACTCTAACCATTCTGATGAAGGTGCACTCCTATGCATTCTACAACGGTCATCTGAGTGAGACGCAGCGTCGACTAGCGTCGCTCGACAAGCCAGGAAAAGTCTCAATGGAAGCGCCAATCCCATATCCAGATGCATCCCCCCGTCGACGTTCGGTAGCCCGGCGTGCGAGCCATCATGCACGCTCCGAGTCGATCGCTGAACTGCGCGAGGACCTGGCCACAGAGCTCACTTCACCCATGGGAAATGTCACCTATCCTCAGAATCTTACCGTTGTCAATTATGTCGACTTTGTGTTCTGCCCCACTCTCTGCTACGAGTTGGAATATCCTCGGAGCAAGGAAAGACGGTGGATCGAAATCGGCTTGAAGACTCTGGCTATCTTCGGATGCATCTTTCTATTGACATTGACAAGCGAAGAGTTTATTCTGCCTGTCCTGACAGAAGCCAACATCCAATTGCACAGGGTGTCAAGCGCGGCCGACAAGGCCCTGATCCTCGCGGAGACCATCAGCATGCTTTTGTTCCCGTTCATGGTCACGTTCCTTCTTGTGTTCCTGGTGATCTTCGAATATGTTTTGGGCGCCTTCGCGGAGCTAACTTGTTTCGCTGATCGTCACTTTTACTCGGACTGGTGGAATTCCTGCGACTG GCTCGAGTTCTCCCGCGAATGGAATATCCCCGTGCACCACTTCCTCCGGCGCCATGTATACTTCCCCTCGCTATCGAATTTCTCTAAGCCAGTTGCTATGTTCATCACTTTCCTCGTCAGCGCCATTGCCCACGAGCTGGTCATGAGCTGCATCACCAAGAAGCTCCGCGGCTACGGATTCTTAGCCATGATGCTCCAGCTACCCATCGTTGCGGTACAGAAGTCCAAATACGTCCGAGGAAAGACAACACTTAAC aacctcttcttctggctaTCTATGATTTTCGGATTATCAATG ATGTGTGCGCTTTACGTCCTCGTCTAG
- the GCN3 gene encoding translation initiation factor eIF2B subunit alpha (BUSCO:EOG09262X8R;~COG:J;~EggNog:ENOG410PJDX;~InterPro:IPR037171,IPR000649,IPR042529,IPR042528;~PFAM:PF01008;~go_process: GO:0044237 - cellular metabolic process [Evidence IEA]), with protein sequence MAAPTSGSSAAAKPFDIVATYNDLLRSDPDLTMPIAAIEALVLLLTNSPSSTISETLDLLEKSTAHLKQSIPNPIGLSAGTDLFQRYLITTLQRPGQLGPAGDFNAIRAHLLSNGRLFIRRAKESRDKIAAFGRGFVRDGSTVLTNGGSRVVASLLQKAADEKGGPSAVRFKVIYVLSSAKGTGAHSDEPEGMETVRALRAKGVPVATIPESAVAYSMGKADTVIVGAEGVVENGGIVSRMGTYQIGLLAKAMGKPFYVVAESHKFVRLYPLSQYDLPIEQRVIDFKTEEDVADEAKQQQALSTDAAVAKAVKTADSADVVDFTPPHLISALITDSGVLTPSAVSEELIKIWF encoded by the exons ATGGCAGCTCCCACATCAGGCTCATCGGCCGCCGCCAAGCCGTTCGA CATTGTCGCGACCTACAATGACTTGCTCCGCTCCGACCCAGACTTGACTATGCCAATTGCAGCTATCGAAGCTCTGGTACTACTCCTTACaaactctccctcctcgacgaTATCCGAGACGCTCGACCTTCTCGAGAAATCTACTGCACACCTGAAACAGTCAATCCCGAACCCCATTGGTCTCTCCGCTGGAACCGATCTCTTCCAGCGGTATCTGATCACTACCCTGCAGAGACCCGGACAGCTCGGGCCCGCAGGTGATTTCAACGCGATCAGGGCGCATCTTCTGTCAAACGGACGGTTGTTCATTAGACGTGCGAAGGAGAGTCGAGACAAGATCGCGGCGTTTGGACGAGGCTTTGTACGCGATGGAAGCACAGTTTTGACGAACGGAGGATCGCGAGTTGTCGCTTCGTTGCTACAGAAGGCTGCGGATGAGAAGGGTGGCCCGTCGGCAGTGCGGTTCAAGGTGATCTATGTTCTGTCATCGGCGAAGGGGACTGGTGCGCATTCCGATGAGCCGGAGGGTATGGAGACTGTGCGCGCTCTCCGGGCGAAGGGTGTTCCTGTCGCTACGATCCCGGAGTCGGCTGTTGCATACTCGATGGGCAAGGCCGATACTGTCATTGTCGGTGCCGAGGGTGTGGTTGAAAACGGTGGAATCGTGTCGCGCATGGGAACCTACCAGATCGGTCTTCTTGCTAAGGCTATGGGCAAACCCTTCTACGTTGTGGCGGAGAGCCACAAGTTCGTCCGTCTCTACCCGCTCAGCCAGTATGATTTGCCGATTGAGCAGCGCGTGATCGATTTCAAGactgaagaagatgttgCCGACGAGGCGAAGCAACAGCAAGCTTTGTCTACGGATGCAGCTGTTGCCAAGGCCGTCAAAACGGCAGACAGTGCTGATGTAGTTGACTTCACTCCCCCCCATCTGATCTCTGCCTTGATTACCGACAGCGGTGTCTTGACGCCAAGTGCAGTCAGTGAGGAGCTGATCAAGATTTGGTTCTAA
- the nuf2 gene encoding kinetochore-associated Ndc80 complex subunit NUF2 (COG:D;~EggNog:ENOG410PIB9;~InterPro:IPR005549,IPR041112,IPR038275;~PFAM:PF18595,PF03800;~go_component: GO:0000776 - kinetochore [Evidence IEA];~go_component: GO:0031262 - Ndc80 complex [Evidence IEA]) — protein sequence MAYGSRMSQQFHGSQQHHNRGRKKEDDNDALMRLPDKEIAGCINDIGIPFTAADLIKPNPQQIQMVFEWFAELLMNMTRETVEPAMRAAADDICGDYPDIVPTDTRNLMGFFTSLRRLMMECGVNDFMFTDLTKPTHDRLVKIFSYLINFVRFRESQTPVIDEHFNKGEKIKSRIDTLYTENQEMEQRLEEMRRTMKANEAQVKDKVRRNDELKARLLELRRNQERVAEMLERAKADKARRQAQLEEKTERVVRTRQEVEKLRPYVMESPISLQASLSDLSENLLREKAQIDAMEKRARALQTSSDTFTVVSNDVQACVRLLEDISVELQKEDDEESRASRNREAISERGNNVREVEQTEKLLQRQLARWNERIEALRKNAQEKAEIAQARMEELREVQKQLREERAEKQRDMERRRIRIEQTEKKMADLKENIESEIQSAHDEYLKLESHIKLYITDMEKCL from the exons ATGGCGTACGGCAGCCGAATGAGCCAGCAATTCCATGGCTCCCAGCAACACCACAATAGAGGTCGCAAAAAGGAggatgataatgatgctcTCATGCGCCTG CCGGACAAGGAAATCGCAGGATGCATTAATGACATCGGCATCCCTTTCACCGCCGCCGACTTGATCAAGCCAAACCCGCAACAGATTCAAATGGTCTTTGAATGGTTTGCTGAGCTCCTCATGAATATGACACGCGAAACCGTAGAGCCAGCGATGCGAGCTGCGGCGGATGATATCTGCGGCGACTACCCCGACATCGTACCTACCGACACGCGCAACCTCATGGGGTTCTTTACCAGCTTACGGcggttgatgatggaa TGCGGTGTCAATGATTTTATGTTTACCGATCTTACCAAGCCTACTCATGATCGTCTCGTCAAGATATTCTCCTACCTCATCAACTTTGTTAGATTCCGCGAATCTCAAACGCCCGTTATTGATGAGCACTTCAACAAGGGCGAGAAGATCAAATCGCGCATTGACACCCTGTACACGGAGAACCAAGAGATGGAGCAGCGCCTCGAAGAAATGCGCCGGACTATGAAGGCCAACGAGGCACAAGTCAAGGACAAGGTACGACGTAACGACGAGTTGAAAGCGCGACTACTCGAACTGCGGCGCAACCAAGAGCGAGTGGCCGAGATGCTAGAAAGAGCCAAGGCGGATAAGGCAAGACGGCAAGCGCAACTCGAGGAGAAGACAGAAAGGGTCGTTCGTACGCGGCAAGAAGTCGAGAAACTGCGTCCTTATGTAATGGAGAGCCCCATCTCTCTCCAGGCCTCGCTGAGTGATTTGTCGGAGAATCTCCTTCGTGAGAAAGCGCAAATCGATGCGATGGAGAAACGAGCGAGAGCTCTGCAAACATCATCAGACACGTTTACGGTTGTTAGTAACGACGTGCAGGCCTGCGTGCGCCTTCTCGAAGATATATCCGTGGAACTGcaaaaggaagatgatgaagagtcAAGAGCCTCTAGAAATAGAGAAGCCATTTCTGAGCGAGGGAACAATGTTAGAGAGGTGGAGCAGACTGAGAAGTTGCTGCAGCGGCAGCTGGCACGATGGAATGAGAGGATCGAGGCTCTGCGAAAGAATGCTCAAGAAAAGGCCGAAATCGCGCAGGCGCGTATGGAGGAACTCCGGGAGGTCCAGAAACAACTCCGGGAGGAGAGAGCTGAAAAGCAGCGCGACATGGAGCGGAGGAGAATCCGGATAGAACAAACTGAGAAGAAG ATGGCCGATCTCAAGGAGAACATTGAAAGCGAAATACAAAGCGCTCACGATGAATACCTGAAGTTGGAGTCACATATCAAACTCTATATCACGGACATGGAGAAATGCCTATAA
- a CDS encoding MCT family MFS transporter (COG:G;~EggNog:ENOG410PJKR;~InterPro:IPR011701,IPR036259;~PFAM:PF07690;~TransMembrane:12 (i62-85o105-127i134-154o160-180i192-211o223-243i267-288o300-320i332-351o357-376i383-401o421-442i);~go_function: GO:0022857 - transmembrane transporter activity [Evidence IEA];~go_process: GO:0055085 - transmembrane transport [Evidence IEA]), whose amino-acid sequence MHSEKGGDSSYTMTAAVLDHDAIHPSTDCPETVLSKNGTSDDNLADPEQTQSSAPIEVDGGYGWICVLCVFLVNAHTWGINSAYGVFLAHYLDTNTFPGASDLDYAFVGGLSLSMAQFIAPVATITTRMWGTRVTLMIGITLQTAALLGASWAGQVWQLFLSQALCFGFGMGMQFSATVGIIPQWFTRRRSLANGIATAGSGIGGLIYSLATGAMIQRWGIGWAFRILAIVSAAACGFSAIIVRDRNKAIGAVQIAFHTELLRRPEFLLTLAWGCFSVLGYVALLFSIPDYATTVGLTASQGSIVGAMFNLGGGLGRPVIGYVSDSFGRLNTALACTFLAGLFSLVIWVFAKDFGVLIFYALISGPFAATFTTTVAPVGAEVVGLQLLPSALSIFWLSVVIPSTFAEPIALWLRSDNGTNFLHAQIFVGFMFMAACICLGLVRAWKVSALSSSDADGDPLGQETQIKDDDAVPRESVVGTASSVPRITSKVKIVKGLFTMARV is encoded by the exons ATGCATTCCGAGAAGGGCGGTGACTCAAGCTACACGATGACGGCGGCTGTGCTTGACCACGACGCCATTCATCCTTCTACTGACTGTCCAGAGACGGTGCTATCCAAGAATGGCACATCCGATGACAATCTAGCCGACCCCGAACAGACTCAATCATCAGCACCCATAGAGGTCGACGGTGGTTATGGCTGGATCTGTGTGCTGTGCGTCTTTCTGGTCAATGCTCATACATGGGGAATCAACAGT GCCTATGGTGTCTTTCTGGCCCACTATCTGGACACAAATACATTCCCAGGAGCATCAGACCTCGACTATGCCTTTGTCGGAGGCCTCTCCCTCAGTATGGCTCAATTCATCGCGCCAGTCGCAACAATCACGACCCGAATGTGGGGTACAAGAGTTACCTTGATGATTGGGATCACATTGCAGACTGCGGCATTGTTGGGAGCGTCATGGGCGGGCCAGGTTTGGCAATTGTTCCTCAGTCAGGCTCTGTGCTTTGGATTTGGCATGGGCATGCAATTCAGTGCTACTGTTGGCATCATTCCTCAGTGGTTCACCCGCCGTCGGTCCCTTGCCAATGGTATTGCAACGGCTGGATCGGGGATCGGGGGCCTTATCTATTCATTGGCTACAGGTGCCATGATTCAGAGATGGGGCATTGGCTGGGCTTTCCGCATCCTGGCGATCGTCTCCGCTGCTGCGTGCGGCTTCTCTGCTATCATTGTAAGGGATCGAAACAAGGCCATTGGAGCTGTTCAAATCGCCTTCCATACAGAGCTTTTAAGAAGACCAGAATTCCTGCTCACTTTGGCCTGGGGTTGCTTTAGCGTGTTGGGCTACGTGGCCCTTCTGTTCTCCATTCCCGACTATGCAACCACCGTAGGCCTTACCGCATCTCAAGGCTCAATTGTTGGTGCCATGTTCAATCTTGGAGGAGGCCTTGGGCGACCTGTTATAGGGTACGTCAGCGACAGCTTTGGACGGCTGAACACCGCTCTCGCTTGTACCTTTTTGGCCGGCCTGTTTTCTCTCGTCATCTGGGTCTTTGCCAAAGATTTCGGAGTCCTCATCTTCTATGCCTTGATTAGCGGTCCTTTTGCTGCGACCTTCACGACTACTGTAGCTCCAGTTGGCGCGGAGGTTGTGGGATTACAACTCTTGCCATCTGCATTGTCGATCTTCTGGCTTTCAGTCGTCATCCCGAGCACATTTGCTGAACCGATCGCTCTTTGGCTACGCAGCGACAACGGAACTAACTTCCTGCATGCCCAGATATTTGTTGGCTTCATGTTTATGGCAGCATGCATTTGCCTCGGACTTGTGCGAGCATGGAAGGTATCAGCGCTTTCCAGCTCTGATGCTGACGGCGATCCTCTCGGGCAGGAAACCCAGATCAAAGACGATGATGCTGTGCCACGAGAGTCCGTTGTGGGAACGGCGAGCAGCGTGCCTAGAATCACAAGTAAAGTGAAGATTGTAAAGGGATTATTCACGATGGCGAGGGTTTGA
- the APL6 gene encoding AP-3 complex subunit beta (BUSCO:EOG09260VHV;~COG:U;~EggNog:ENOG410PIJZ;~InterPro:IPR016024,IPR026739,IPR026740,IPR002553;~PFAM:PF01602,PF12717;~go_component: GO:0030117 - membrane coat [Evidence IEA];~go_component: GO:0030123 - AP-3 adaptor complex [Evidence IEA];~go_process: GO:0006886 - intracellular protein transport [Evidence IEA];~go_process: GO:0016192 - vesicle-mediated transport [Evidence IEA]), protein METISRISTMLETARELTLEAAQSAALSKGSSTGLSSRNLATAHIKKLLDSRNDREVLDGMRRVITLMYRSEPSLPFFSAVVKNVASSNLEVKKLVYIYLVHHAEAEPDLALLSINAIQKSLTDQNPHSRAMALRTMSGIRVPVISQIVSLAIKRGCGDMSPHVRKAAALAIPKCYRLDPSTLPQLIGYLATLLGDSQYFVLGPAVAAFLDVCPDRIDLIHKHYRSLVKKLVDMDEWSQLSTLRLLTFYARKCFPRKVQKGKQAIPEGFYEDDKAPESNGDDNEHEVLVLDPDLEFFLRTCKLLLQNRNSAVIVGVVRCFLYLGTPEYLDAAVGPLVALVRSPQDTQHVALYNIVAVALKHPKPFTKYTTHFLVHAVDPPHIWRLKLEVLTLLFPHCGLHLKGVILSELEHFSQSSDPDLVRESVRAIGRCAQSEPRSADHCLRVLLSQVTSLDDNLVSESLTVIRHLIQQDPPSHEKTVIQLVKHLGLTKNPDARATIVWLVGEFAGVAPERNIAADILRILVQDFANESEAVKQQIILLGAKVYLHHLLRNPPKEVPTPEPKPEKIVNEWTENEEERKEDSGDEKPQSDEPEEDRMTLLWRYLLLLARYDPSYDLRDRARLYKALLASPSSTQLANLLLLAPKPVPHAPSPSETRKDLLIGSSTLVVGPDAGLLGLNGYQSLPEWVESGQEPDPRLRENDIKPNVVEKSSLTAGERLDRALKEHESSAATSGRQRDGRGVAGASSAKGKSLDQWLDEPETETEEETETEEEVTDSEYEEVTDEETDEEEETDEEYETDEEEQGQSAGLLKQ, encoded by the exons ATGGAGACCATTTCCAGAATTTCCACGATGCTGGAAACAG CTCGTGAGCTCACCCTCGAAGCAGCCCAATCAGCAGCCCTGAGTAAGGGGTCTAGCACGGGTTTATCGTCTCGGAATTTGGCTACTGCTCACATAAAAAAGCTTCTGGATAGTCGGAATGACCGGGAGGTCCTGGATGGCATGCGCCGGGTGATTACG TTGATGTATCGATCCGAaccctcccttcctttcttctcggcTGTGGTCAAAAATGTCGCTAGTTCGAATCTTGAGGTTAAGAAGTTGGTCTACATCTATTTGGTCCATCATGCGGAGGCGGAACCGGACCTTGCGCTCCTATCTATCAATGCCATCCAGAAGTCGCTTACCGATCAGAACCCCCACTCACGGGCTATGGCGCTTCGTACAATGTCCGGAATCAGAGTGCCAGTCATCAGTCAGATTGTGTCCCTTGCTATCAAAAGAGGCTGCGGCGACATGAGCCCACATGTTCGCAAAGCCGCAGCACTGGCAATTCCAAAGTGTTATCGCCTGGACCCGAGTACACTCCCTCAGCTGATTGGGTATCTTGCTACTTTGCTCGGTGATAGCCAGTACTTTGTCCTCGGGCCTGCTGTCGCCGCTTTCCTAGATGTTTGTCCGGACAGAATCGATCTCATCCATAAGCATTACCGAAGCCTTGTCAAGAAGCTCGTCGACATGGACGAATGGAGCCAACTCTCAACCCTGCGTCTTCTGACCTTTTACGCCAGGAAGTGCTTCCCTCGCAAGGTCCAGAAAGGTAAACAGGCAATCCCCGAAGGCTTCTACGAGGACGATAAGGCGCCGGAGAGCAATGGTGATGATAACGAGCATGAAGTGCTTGTGCTGGATCCTGATCTTGAGTTCTTCTTACGTACTTGCAAGCTGTTGCTGCAAAATCGTAACTCCGCTGTGATTGTTGGCGTTGTCCGGTGTTTCCTTTACCTCGGCACTCCAGAGTATCTTGATGCCGCCGTTGGTCCTCTAGTTGCGCTGGTTCGGAGCCCACAGGATACGCAGCACGTTGCGCTATATAACATTGTCGCCGTTGCCCTAAAACACCCCAAGCCGTTTACGAAATACACTACGCACTTCCTGGTCCACGCGGTAGATCCGCCTCATATCTGGCGCCTCAAGCTGGAGGTACTCACTTTACTCTTTCCCCACTGCGGGCTGCACTTGAAGGGCGTGATCCTCAGCGAACTGGAACACTTTTCTCAGAGCTCAGACCCAGACCTAGTACGAGAAAGCGTGCGTGCTATAGGGCGCTGCGCACAGAGTGAACCTCGAAGTGCTGATCATTGTCTCCGCGTCCTTTTGAGCCAAGTTACGAGTCTAGACGACAATCTTGTTTCAGAGTCGTTGACCGTTATTAGACACCTCATTCAGCAGGACCCTCCTTCACACGAGAAGACAGTGATTCAGCTTGTCAAGCATTTGGGATTAACAAAGAATCCCGATGCCAGAGCGACCATTGTTTGGCTGGTCGGAGAATTTGCTGGTGTCGCGCCTGAGAGAAATATTGCGGCCGATATCCTGCGCATTCTGGTACAAGATTTTGCAAATGAATCCGAGGCTGTTAAGCAGCAGATCATCCTCCTGGGTGCTAAGGTATATTTGCATCATCTGTTGCGAAACCCTCCAAAGGAGGTGCCAACACCAGAACCCAAGCCTGAGAAGATCGTCAACGAGTGGACGGAGAACGAAGAGGAGCGGAAAGAGGATTCAGGCGACGAGAAACCACAGAGTGATGAACCTGAAGAAGATAGGATGACGCTGCTCTGGCGgtaccttcttctccttgctcgATATGATCCTTCCTACGATCTCCGCGACCGTGCCCGCCTATACAAGGCTTTGctcgcttctccttcttctacACAACTGGCTAATCTGCTCCTACTTGCCCCGAAGCCCGTACCACACGCCCCAAGCCCGTCAGAAACACGCAAGGATTTGCTGATTGGCTCCTCGACCCTCGTCGTTGGTCCCGACGCTGGACTGCTTGGCCTGAATGGCTATCAAAGCCTCCCTGAATGGGTTGAGTCCGGACAAGAGCCCGACCCACGCCTCCGAGAGAACGATATTAAACCAAACGTGGTAGAAAAGTCCTCATTGACTGCAGGCGAGCGGCTTGATCGAGCCCTCAAGGAGCATGAAAGTTCCGCTGCAACTTCAGGCAGGCAACGGGATGGTCGCGGAGTAGCGGGTGCCTCCTCAGCGAAGGGGAAGTCACTCGACCAGTGGCTTGATGAGCCCGAGACGGAGACTGAGGAAGAGACAgaaacagaggaagaggtaACCGACTCTGAATACGAGGAAGTGACGGACGAGGAAAcggacgaagaggaggaaacagATGAAGAATATGAgacggatgaagaagagcagggGCAGAGTGCAGGACTCTTGAAGCAGTGA